The genomic window CATCCCCCAGGAGATGCTGGAGCGGATCGGCAATGTGTTCGGCGAGGCACCTGAGGGCTTCACGGTCCACCCCAAGCTGGCCCAGCTCATGGAGCGCCGGGTCCAGATGGTCCAGGAGGGCGGCATCGACTGGGCGATGGGCGAGCTGCTCGCGATCGGTTCGCTGCTGATGGAGGACACCCCGGTCCGGTTCTCCGGCCAGGACACCCGTCGCGGCACCTTCGTCCAGCGTCACGCCGTGCTGACCGACAAGGTCACCGCCCAGGAGTGGTCGCCGCTGCGGGAGCTGTCCGAGGACCAGGCCAAGCTGTGGATCTACGACTCGCTGCTCAGCGAGTACGCCGCCATGGGCTTCGAGTACGGCTACTCGGTCGAGCGGCCGGACGCGCTGGTCATCTGGGAGGCCCAGTTCGGCGACTTCGCCAACGGCGCCCAGACGATCGTCGACGAGTTCATCTCCTCCTCGGAGCAGAAGTGGGACCAGCGCTCCTCCGTCGTGCTGCTGCTGCCGCACGGCTACGAAGGTCAGGGTCCGGACCACTCCTCGGCCCGCATTGAGCGCTACCTGCAGCTGTGCGCCGAGGACAACATGACCGTCGCCTACCCCTCCACACCGGCGTCCTACTTCCACCTACTGCGCAAGCACGCCTACAACCGTCCCCGCAAGCCCCTCATCGTCTTCACCCCGAAGGCGATGCTGCGGCTGAAGGCAGCGGCCAGCGCGCCGGAGGACTTCACGCAGGGCACCTTCCGTCCGGTGCTGCCGGACCGGGTCGAGCTCGACCCCGCCAAGGTCGACCGCGTGCTCCTGGTCAGCAGCAAGCTGACCTACGAGCTCGAGGAGGAGCGTGACAAGCGCGGCGACGACCGCACCGCCATCATCCGCGTCGAGCGTCTCTATCCCGAGCCGGGCAAGGAGGTCGTCGAGCAGGTCAAGGCCTTCCCGAACGCCGAGCTGGTCTGGGTCCAGAACGAGCCCAAGAACCAGGGTGCCTGGCCGTTCATGGCCCTGAACCTGCCCGAGGCTATGGCCCAGTATGGCGAGGAGCGGCCTCTGCGCGTGATCGCGCGTGCGGCCTCTGCCTCGCCGGCCACCGGCCAGGCCAAGGCGCACGCCGCCGAGCAGGCCGCCCTGCTCAAGGAGGCCTTCGACCGCTGAGTCGTCAGCCGGCCCCAAGCTGGTGTCGACACGCGGTCAGTGGCCGACGACGGTTCCTGAAAGAATGCTGGCTATGAGTTCTCCAGACATCGCCCCCTCCGAAGCTGTGCTGCCACCGGGATGGACCGCGCACGACCCCACCGGTGAGGACGTCGAGGACCTGGTGCGGCTGCTGCGTCGGCACGAGCAGGACGCCCGTGGCTGGCCCGGAGCGGACAGCGAGCACGTCGCGGCCGAGGTCACGGGCCGGGGCGCCACCGCCCGGACCCACCGGCTGATCCGTGACCCCGACGGTGCTGCCCGTGGCTGGGTGAGCTGTCACGACCGGGCCGCAGGTCGCGTTCTGGTCGGCATCACCGTCGACCCAGCGCTCGAGCTGTCCCTGGCAGACCAGGTGGCCTTTTATGCGTTCGCCCTGGCCGAGCGGGTCTCGGCCGACATCGCCCGCGACCGGGGGCTCGCAGCCACCCAGATGGACTCGGGGGCCTTCCGCGACGACGAGCGTCAGGACCGCTGGCTCAAGGAGGCCGGCTTTGCCCACGTGCGCACCTGGTGGCAGATGGAGCGCGCGGTCACGCCGAGCGAAGCCACCGACCACCCCGCTCCTCGCGAGGGCGTGGTCGTGCGTCGGGTCCGCCGTGACGATGCCGTCGGGTTGCCCCAGGAGCAGGACCTGCGAGACGTGCACGCCATCCTCGAGGAGTCCTTCGCAGACCACTTCAACAACTACCGCGAGACCTTCGAGGAGTTCGTCGAGCGACTGCGTTCTGACCCCGGGCACCGGTGGGACCACTGGTGGCTGGCCGACGTCGACGGCCGCCCC from Ornithinimicrobium cryptoxanthini includes these protein-coding regions:
- a CDS encoding GNAT family N-acetyltransferase, which translates into the protein MSSPDIAPSEAVLPPGWTAHDPTGEDVEDLVRLLRRHEQDARGWPGADSEHVAAEVTGRGATARTHRLIRDPDGAARGWVSCHDRAAGRVLVGITVDPALELSLADQVAFYAFALAERVSADIARDRGLAATQMDSGAFRDDERQDRWLKEAGFAHVRTWWQMERAVTPSEATDHPAPREGVVVRRVRRDDAVGLPQEQDLRDVHAILEESFADHFNNYRETFEEFVERLRSDPGHRWDHWWLADVDGRPAGALVGSTVTGRLDADGNPVPDGSYVEYIGVHSSARGRGVAKALLWTVIADAAARGRNRVGLEVDADSPTGADGIYSSLGWQTVYVTESWHKDVPASAG